One window of Amaranthus tricolor cultivar Red isolate AtriRed21 chromosome 11, ASM2621246v1, whole genome shotgun sequence genomic DNA carries:
- the LOC130826471 gene encoding uncharacterized protein LOC130826471, giving the protein MSRRTFGKTNKNNTKNTAKTQVFTTEISPNHSDTESQTDEEDDQTQNLKKNKLVVEWTEDDQRNLMELGSLEIERNKRLESLIAKRKARKLLSMQPRRPHFYPFDDHDQRLLFDDQMDHNLVVGPIVLSKEKGVIGQLHFNEVENDHNHQPGSAPSVLLPTSRNPFDLPYDPLEEKPVLTGGSFDEDFFMSEEQAKDRSMSHDLEDHVGKSVFGLLTKPRSVSDKPGFTRFRRESVTVKPIQDLEGNNKKNNEDETLSSQPLEEEESQKFENPFAIHTETVDSDNHFISLTENNQTQISNHEEEDDNCFHIDSEQITSSRDDDEAQSTQHHIDYKESDNGNDDEEESSCSSSNSEMGSRLNVHKNEAFRNSVRKVLTCLAFPRNTGILIKNNTISLPNTQTRQLFSTETSTSTNVLPTKMQERSYYTNPHHTSNFSIASDMQVEVSEAGSPTMAGSCSAVDPTSPNSSTDQESYDGDVDKDTNYSGDDNELWGASPHPTKLGEFGLSFKLQNEAIRKEASTSLTPLDNFVGDVVNRRLPPTLIEEQQQHPEVDQVEVEGEGEVSPTSILPDSNPLKSRIVVDLRSVDGEIVESRSSLSSSSESLTNQMQSKAEHIAEFLASLPPAESASNVFEEGEPSHVRESITMESIQHEMNPNFEVNEKYKDEQEERNHDLEGSQGSSEGSTIITNQIEAPKEITSSSSDEFNSRELNKVLHDQSSSISEPYEYHLRSFEDEDKDVGSENEVISGPMEAISDSFSTISQENNHDQSRLEELKSQSQIQNEIKDDPLNYQTIHDDESTTYEENAKADVDYVMHHSSNIEGDDKEEETPDLETIEHDNVVQPSLLDTVNQGNFLIN; this is encoded by the exons ATGAGTAGAAGAACATTtggtaaaacaaacaaaaacaacacaaaAAATACAgcaaaaacacaagtttttacAACAGAAATTAGTCCTAATCATTCAGATACGGAGTCACAAacagatgaagaagatgatcaaacacaaaatttaaagaaaaacaaGCTTGTTGTGGAATGGACAGAAGATGATCAGAGAAATTTAATGGAATTAGGTTCCTTAGAAATCGAACGAAACAAGAGATTAGAAAGTTTAATTGCCAAAAGAAAAGCAAGAAAATTGTTAAGTATGCAACCCAGAAGACCCCATTTTTACCCATTTGATGATCATGATCAAAGGTTATTATTTGATGATCAAATGGATCATAATTTAGTTGTGGGGCCCATTGTTTTATCTAAAGAAAAAGGGGTGATTGGTCAATTACATTTTAATGAAGTTGAAAATGATCATAATCATCAACCTGGATCAGCTCCTTCTGTGTTGCTTCCCACATCAAGGAATCCTTTTGATCTACCTTATGATCCTCTGGAAGAAAAGCCTGTTCTTACAGGAGGTAGTTTTGATGAAGATTTCTTTATGAGTGAAGAACAAGCTAAGGATCGTTCTATGAGTCATGATTTGGAGGATCATGTTGGGAAATCTGTTTTTGGTTTATTAACAAAGCCTAGAAGTGTGTCGGATAAACCGGGATTTACACGATTTAGAAGGGAATCTG TTACAGTTAAGCCAATACAAGATCTAGAAggcaataataaaaaaaataatgaagacgAAACCTTAAGTTCCCAACCtctagaagaagaagaatctCAAAAATTCGAAAATCCTTTTGCTATCCATACAGAAACTGTAGACTCTGATAATCATTTTATAAGTCTAACAGAGAATAACCAAACCCAAATTTCAAATCACGAAGAAGAGGATGATAATTGTTTTCATATAGATTCGGAACAAATTACTTCTTCAAGAGATGATGATGAAGCTCAATCTACACAACATCATATCGATTACAAAGAAAGTGATAATGgtaatgatgatgaagaagaaagttCGTGTTCATCATCTAATAGTGAGATGGGTAGTCGTTTAAATGTACATAAGAATGAGGCGTTTAGAAACTCAGTAAGAAAGGTTCTAACTTGTTTGGCCTTCCCAAGGAATACTGGAATTCTAATTAAGAATAACACAATTTCACTACCTAATACTCAAACTCGCCAACTCTTTTCTACAGAAACTAGTACTTCTACCAATGTTTTACCCACTAAGATGCAG GAGCGATCATATTACACAAACCCTCACCACACCTCAAATTTCTCGATAGCATCAGACATGCAAGTGGAGGTCTCAGAAGCTGGATCCCCAACCATGGCAGGATCCTGTAGCGCCGTTGATCCTACCTCTCCAAACTCATCCACAGATCAAGAATCATACGATGGAGACGTGGATAAGGATACTAATTACTCTGGAGATGATAATGAGTTATGGGGTGCATCACCTCATCCTACTAAACTTGGGGAATTCGGACTTAGTTTTAAGTTACAAAATGAAGCCATACGTAAAGAAGCTTCCACCAGTTTAACACCATTGGATAACTTTGTCGGTGATGTCGTAAATCGTCGTCTTCCTCCTACGTTAATAGaggaacaacaacaacatccaGAAGTTGATCAAGTTGAAGTTGAAGGTGAAGGGGAAGTTTCGCCGACATCGATTTTGCCTGATAGTAATCCATTGAAGAGTAGGATTGTGGTGGATTTGAGGAGTGTGGATGGAGAGATTGTGGAGTCAAGATCATCACTTTCATCATCTTCGGAAAGTTTAACAAATCAAATGCAGAGTAAAGCTGAACATATTGCTGAATTTTTGGCTAGTTTGCCTCCTGCGGAATCCGCCTCTAATGTTTTTGAG GAAGGGGAACCATCTCATGTTAGAGAATCAATAACAATGGAATCAATTCAACATGAGATGAATCCCAACTTTGAAGTGAATGAAAAGTACAAAGATGAACAAGAAGAAAGGAATCATGATTTAGAGGGATCTCAAGGAAGTAGTGAAGGAAGTACTATTATAACTAACCAAATTGAAGCACCAAAAGAAATCACAAGTTCAAGTTCtgatgaatttaattcaaggGAACTCAACAAAGTTCTTCATGATCAATCTTCATCCATTTCTGAGCCTTATGAATATCACTTGCGAAGCTTTGAG GATGAAGATAAAGATGTAGGAAGTGAGAATGAAGTGATTTCCGGTCCAATGGAAGCCATATCAGATTCTTTTTCAACTATTAGTCAGGAAAACAACCATGATCAATCAAGattagaagaattaaaaagtcaaagtcaaatccaaaatgaaattaaagatgACCCACTTAATTACCAAACTATTCAT GATGATGAATCTACTACTTATGAAGAGAATGCGAAAGCTGATGTTGATTATGTTATGCATCATTCGAGTAACATCGAAGGAGATgataaagaagaagaaactcCGGATTTAGAGACTATAGAACATGATAATGTGGTGCAACCAAGCTTGTTAGATACAGTAAACCAAGgcaattttttgataaattaa